A genome region from Scomber japonicus isolate fScoJap1 chromosome 15, fScoJap1.pri, whole genome shotgun sequence includes the following:
- the cdca5 gene encoding sororin, whose amino-acid sequence MKEKTPRSIMSESNNSITGSQRRRSPRLSSPPSLLNDNKMAVLPVVNVAVKRSITVRKIAPRKTTAPSEHNKENTPRISEGNQQQGKLKVSTPCPAPEDGRSSSGKRKKKAVMPSPILPPSSPPPPPPPPAEDASDSAWTQKVRRSYSRLSDKSFNSPNSRETLFGFEKLQTPEVGPRVRASKEASAVSLSGLNSFMSMLEGAAADDCGGSAAPEVDTDIPGVAVVKEKRRRKKVQQINSTELEELAAKMNAEFEEAEEFELIVE is encoded by the coding sequence ATGAAGGAAAAGACGCCTCGGAGCATAATGTCGGAGTCTAATAATAGTATTACAGGCTCGCAGAGGAGACGATCACCTAGGCTGagctctcctccttctttgctAAATGATAACAAAATGGCGGTGTTGCCAGTGGTTAACGTTGCCGTCAAACGTTCAATCACGGTGAGGAAAATAGCCcccagaaaaacaacagcaccGTCGGAGCACAACAAGGAGAACACACCGAGGATATCAGAGGGGAACCAACAGCAAGGGAAGCTTAAGGTTTCCACCCCATGTCCTGCTCCAGAGGATGGGCGCTCCTCATCGggtaagaggaagaagaaggccGTGATGCCCTCACcgatcctccctccttcatctcctcctcctccaccaccaccaccggcTGAAGATGCATCAGACTCGGCGTGGACTCAGAAGGTGCGTCGGTCCTACAGCAGGCTCAGCGATAAGTCCTTCAACTCCCCCAACTCAAGAGAGACTCTGTTCGGTTTTGAGAAGCTGCAGACCCCCGAGGTTGGCCCCAGAGTCCGCGCATCCAAGGAGGCCTCTGCTGTCTCCCTGTCAGGTCTGAACTCATTCATGTCTATGCTGGAGGGGGCGGCGGCGGATGACTGCGGCGGGTCAGCTGCACCCGAGGTGGACACTGACATCCCCGGAGTGGCCGTggtgaaggagaagaggaggaggaagaaggtgcAGCAGATAAACAGCacagagctggaggagctggctgCAAAGATGAACGCAGAGTTTGAGGAGGCTGAGGAGTTTGAGCTGATCGTGGAGTAA